Sequence from the Bacillus thuringiensis genome:
AAGTATATAAGTATTCTCCGTCTTTTTTCTCACCTTTATCTATAACCGCATAATAATCTTGTATTTCTTTATTTGAAAAGAAGTTGTCTACAAAAGCATGTACACCTTCTGTTTTTGTGTTCAAATAATACGCTGTTCCACCTAGAATAATGGCGAATACAACTAAAACTTTAATTACCAATTTCATACATGCGCCTCCTGTTTGCACTTCTTTTTCCCTAGTCATATATCTATACTTGTATTATACGAAAAATGCCATACTATACTCTATCTAAACACCTTACACTTTCCTTACATTATTGTAAGGCATTTTCACCTTATAGCAATTTCCCAATAAAAATTTTTTCCGTTTCATGAAAATTTATATTATTATTGAATGATACAAATTTTTATTATAAAAATCAAAGGAGACAGTTTTCAAATGGCTATCTTGCAAGGTTTAGCACTATTACTTGTTGTACTTTGTCTATTTACACTTTTTAGTTACCGTGCTCCTTACGGCATGAAAGCAATGGGTGCTTTAGCTAATGCAGCAATCGCAAGTTTTCTTATTGAAGCATTTCACCGTTATATCGGTGGAGAAATGTTTCATAATGACTTTCTACAATCAGTAGGAGAAGCTTCTGGTAGTATGAGCGGTGTCGCAGCAGCAATTTTAGTCGCACTAGCAATCGGTGTTTCACCTGTATATGCTGTTTTAATCGGTATCGCTACTAGTGGATTCGGTATTTTACCAGGATTTTTCGCTGGATACGTTTGTGCTTTCGTCGTGAAATTTCTCGAAAAGAAATTACCAGCTGGTGTAGAGTTTTTAGCAATTTTATTTATTGCTGCACCAATCTCACGAGGAATGGCAATGCTTATGGATCCGCTCGTGAACGCAACGCTCGGTAAAATCGGCTCTATGATTTCAGTTGCAACTACAGAAAGTCCTATCATTATGGGCATTATGCTTGGTGGATTAATCACAGTTATTTCTACCTCTCCATTAAGTTCTATGGCACTAACTGCAATGCTTGGATTAACAGGTTTACCAATGGCGATTGGTAGTCTTGCCGTAGCAGCCTCAGCCCCAATGAACTTTATTTTCTTTAAGCGATTAAAAATTTGCTCAAAGAAAGACACAATCGCTGTAGCAATCGAGCCTTTAACACAAGCGGATGTTGTTTCAGCAAATCCAATTCCAATTTATGCGACAAACTTCGTTGGCGGTGCGCTTGCTGGTATTATTACATCTCTTTTCCAGCTCGTTAATAATGCACCAGGAACAGCATCACCAATCCCAGGACTTCTTGTCTTATTCGGGTTTAATGACGTTGTAAAAGTAACGATTGCTGCTGTATTATGTGGAATCGTTACCACGATTGTTGGATACATCGGATCAATCGTGTTCCGTAAATATCCAATTCGTTCTGCTGATGAAATTCGTGGCATTACTTCGGAAGAGAAAGTAGCATAAGAAAAAGAGTTATTCTCATCGTTTGAGGATAACTCTTTTTTGTGTTGTGTGATGGTAAATGAAATTATATCGACGATTCAACAAGACATATCGACTTACCAACACATAACGATAAAGTAAGGGCCCCCTAATCATATAGGAGGCTCTTACTTTATCCAGCTAGAGCGGCTAGAATGATCGGTGGCTTCGCTTCTTCCTTCGAGGCAAAAAACGCCTCTATGTCTGAAGCTCCATCCCCCTCACATTCTGAGCAAGCCGATTCCGCTTTTATTCTATCCAGTTACGCCTCCTAGACCTTTGCGTCTAAGAACCTTCCCTGCCAAAAGGTAAAAAGCACCTTTTGCAGGAAAGAACCTTAGTCACCAGGTCTAAACAGTCGGCTTTACTTTTATTTCACCCAACCGAGCAGCATTTCCCGCACGAATTTGCTTGCTGCGACTGGCGTTTGATCACTATGGTCGTAGACAGGAGCTACTTCTACTAAGTCTGCTCCAACTACATTTATATTTGAATTTGCAATTGCCACGATGGAATCTAATAATTCTTTAGATGTGATACCTCCAGCTTCTAATGTTCCTGTTCCAGGAGCATGAGCTGGGTCTAATACGTCAATGTCAATTGTGACATAGACTGGGCGTCCTGCAAGTTTCGGTAATACTTCTTTTAACGGTTCTAATACGTCAAATTTATATAAGTTCATACCTACTTCTTTTGCCCATTCGAATTCTTCCTTCATTCCAGAACGAATACCGAAAGAATATACGTTTTCCGGACCAATTAAATCGCACACTTTACGAATTGGTGTAGAGTGAGATAAAGGCTCCCCTTCATACGATTCACGTAAATCAGTATGAGCATCCATATGGATGATCGCTAAATCCGGATATTTTTTTGCCATTGCCTTAAAAATTGGCCAAGACACTAAGTGCTCACCGCCGAGACCTAGCGGAAACTTATCGGCATCTAAAAGTTTTGATACATATTCTTCAATCATATCTATGCTGCGTTGTGCGTTTCCGAATGGTAATGGGATATCACCCGCATCAAAATATTTTACCTCTTCTAGTTCACGATCTAAATATGGGCTATATTCTTCAAGACCGATTGATACTTCACGAATACGTGCAGGGCCAAAGCGAGATCCTGGACGGTAACTTACTGTCCAATCCATAGGCATCCCGTAAATAACTACCTTCGACTCTTCAAAACTTGGATGACTTTTAATAAATACTTTACCTGAATAAGCTTCATCAAAACGCATATTCTTTTCCTCCTTATGTGGAACTTAAGGTATCCCAACCTTTCATTATTTCTCAAATTTGGAGCGAGCTGCTCCTCTTTCTCGATTTACCGGTGTCTTCTTTTTTACAATAAGAAGACGATTTTCTTTACAGAAGTGTAAATAGCTAGCATGTTCAAGTCTTCTAGACAAACACCTTAAATGAGCTACTTACACTTTATTTGTTCCATACGATCCTCTTACTTAATTAGATCGCCAACAAATTTCGGTAATGCGAATGCTGCATTGTGTAATTCTTTTGTGTAGTATTTCGTTTCGATTTCGTGGAAACGATCTTCACTTACTTCTAATGGATCATGTTTTTTAGATCCAATTGTGAATGTCCAAAGACCACTTGGGTAAGTTGGAATATTCGCTGTGTATAAACGAGTAATTGGGAAGATCTCTTTTACGTCTTTAAACACAGTCGTAATTAGTTCTGGTGTGAACCAAGGGTTGTCCGTTTGTGCAACGAAAATACCGTCTTCTTTTAATGCTTTTGAAATTCCAGCGTAGAAGCCTTTTGTAAATAGGTTTACTGCTGGGCCTACTGGCTCAGTAGAATCTACCATAATTACGTCATATTCATTTTCGCTTTCTGCAATGTGTAAGAAACCGTCTCCTACTTT
This genomic interval carries:
- the speE gene encoding polyamine aminopropyltransferase, which translates into the protein MELWFTEKQTKHFGITARINRTLHTEQTEFQKLDMVETEEFGNMLILDGMVMTTEKDEFVYHEMVAHVPLFTHPNPENVLVVGGGDGGVIREVLKHPSVKKATLVEIDGKVIEYSKQYLPSIAGALDNERVEVKVGDGFLHIAESENEYDVIMVDSTEPVGPAVNLFTKGFYAGISKALKEDGIFVAQTDNPWFTPELITTVFKDVKEIFPITRLYTANIPTYPSGLWTFTIGSKKHDPLEVSEDRFHEIETKYYTKELHNAAFALPKFVGDLIK
- a CDS encoding YxeA family protein; protein product: MKLVIKVLVVFAIILGGTAYYLNTKTEGVHAFVDNFFSNKEIQDYYAVIDKGEKKDGEYLYTFKGYTEDGKLQVVKRMMNRELHTGAFIKIYAKGMQGKGWAEIPKESIPQKALEKIEKP
- a CDS encoding PTS sugar transporter subunit IIC gives rise to the protein MAILQGLALLLVVLCLFTLFSYRAPYGMKAMGALANAAIASFLIEAFHRYIGGEMFHNDFLQSVGEASGSMSGVAAAILVALAIGVSPVYAVLIGIATSGFGILPGFFAGYVCAFVVKFLEKKLPAGVEFLAILFIAAPISRGMAMLMDPLVNATLGKIGSMISVATTESPIIMGIMLGGLITVISTSPLSSMALTAMLGLTGLPMAIGSLAVAASAPMNFIFFKRLKICSKKDTIAVAIEPLTQADVVSANPIPIYATNFVGGALAGIITSLFQLVNNAPGTASPIPGLLVLFGFNDVVKVTIAAVLCGIVTTIVGYIGSIVFRKYPIRSADEIRGITSEEKVA
- the speB gene encoding agmatinase translates to MRFDEAYSGKVFIKSHPSFEESKVVIYGMPMDWTVSYRPGSRFGPARIREVSIGLEEYSPYLDRELEEVKYFDAGDIPLPFGNAQRSIDMIEEYVSKLLDADKFPLGLGGEHLVSWPIFKAMAKKYPDLAIIHMDAHTDLRESYEGEPLSHSTPIRKVCDLIGPENVYSFGIRSGMKEEFEWAKEVGMNLYKFDVLEPLKEVLPKLAGRPVYVTIDIDVLDPAHAPGTGTLEAGGITSKELLDSIVAIANSNINVVGADLVEVAPVYDHSDQTPVAASKFVREMLLGWVK